The Puntigrus tetrazona isolate hp1 chromosome 16, ASM1883169v1, whole genome shotgun sequence genome includes a region encoding these proteins:
- the rcc1 gene encoding regulator of chromosome condensation, with amino-acid sequence MPAKKAVKRRTISATEDSTVVKKQKVSHGSHGQEKGLVLVLGQGDVGQLGLGEDVLERKKPALVTLPEGTVQAVAGGMHTVCLSDTGNIYTFGCNDEGALGRDTSEEGSEMVPAKVDLGEKVVQVSAGDSHTAALTEDGVVYVWGSFRDNNGVIGLLEPMKKCTLPVKVPIDKPVVKIVSGNDHLVMMTVNGELYTSGCGEQGQLGRVAEHFANRGGRKGLMRLLEPQMVIIKPRGKVVFTDVFCGAYFTFAVSKEGHVYGFGLSNYHQLGTQSTNTCFVPVKLSSFKNSTTSWVGFSGGQHHTLCLNSEGQVYSLGRAEYGRLGLGKDAGEKSEPTAVTGISDVQMVACGASVSYAVTKQGSVFSWGMGTNLQLGTGEEEDEWSPVEMAGKQLENRVVLSVSSGGQHTVLLVKDKQES; translated from the exons ATGCCTGCAAAAAAAGCTGTAAAGAGACGCACAATTTCAGCAACTGAGGACTCAACAGTTGTGAAAAAACAGAAAG TCTCTCACGGTAGTCATGGGCAGGAGAAGGGCCTGGTGCTTGTTCTGGGGCAGGGTGATGTTGGGCAGCTTGGCCTGGGAGAGGATGTGCTGGAGAGGAAGAAACCGGCTCTGGTGACTCTTCCTGAGGGTACTGTGCAGGCCGTGGCTGGAGGCATGCACACTGTCTGCCTCAGCGACACAGGAAAT ATTTATACATTTGGCTGTAATGATGAGGGCGCTCTGGGACGTGACACGTCAGAGGAAGGCTCAGAGATGGTGCCAGCCAAGGTGGACCTTGGTGAAAAAGTGGTGCAGGTTTCTGCAGGGGACAGTCACACAGCTGCACTCACGGAGGACGGGGTTGTCTATGTCTGGGGCTCTTTTAGA GACAATAATGGTGTCATTGGACTTCTGGAACCTATGAAAAAATGCACATTGCCTGTCAAAGTTCCTATAGACAAGCCTGTGGTTAAAATAGTCTCAG GAAATGACCACTTGGTGATGATGACTGTGAATGGAGAGCTGTACACCTCAGGATGTGGAGAACAAGGACAGCTGGGCCGTGTGGCTGAGCACTTTGCTAACCGTGGAGGAAGGAAGGGATTGA TGAGGCTGCTGGAGCCACAGATGGTTATCATTAAGCCACGGGGGAAGGTTGTCTTCACTGATGTCTTCTGTGGAGCGTACTTCACCTTTGCTGTGTCTAAAGAGGGGCACGTCTATGGATTTGGCCTGTCCAATTACCACCAGCTTG GCACCCAAAGCACAAACACCTGCTTTGTTCCTGTGAAACTCAGTTCTTTCAAGAACTCCACCACCTCTTGGGTGGGCTTCTCTGGGGGGCAGCATCACACACTGTGCCTGAATTCAGAAG GACAAGTGTACAGTCTTGGTCGGGCGGAGTATGGCCGTCTGGGCCTGGGGAAGGATGCGGGGGAGAAGAGTGAGCCCACGGCGGTTACGGGGATCAGTGACGTTCAGATGGTTGCCTGTGGTGCCTCTGTGAGCTACGCTGTCACTAAACAAG GCTCTGTTTTTTCCTGGGGCATGGGCACCAACCTGCAGCTGGGTacaggagaggaggaggatgaatgGAGCCCAGTGGAGATGGCAGGCAAGCAGCTGGAGAACCGTGTAGTTCTATCCGTGTCCAGTGGAGGGCAGCACACAGTCCTGCTGGTCAAAGACAAGCAGGAGAGCTGA
- the phactr4b gene encoding LOW QUALITY PROTEIN: phosphatase and actin regulator 4B (The sequence of the model RefSeq protein was modified relative to this genomic sequence to represent the inferred CDS: inserted 4 bases in 3 codons; deleted 2 bases in 2 codons), protein MGQTFPLETAPQNSCAHLDDEGDHQHSSTGSEGGTAGDGTPPPKRKGKFSTLGKIFKPWKWRKKKSSEKFKETSEVLERKMSMRRPRQELIEQGVLKELPDNELGEAHGHKTPYVKNGHTLPVGIGGGLGLEQIHSPSESEFRVNPVWLPEPDDKRGRGPSDGDHHGALGPRASNQDEGRRSGWSVGTEDWKSNLAWQGDDIRHGGRLHVEMDKRPGLMKAPSEDGRRTRPEPDWKPTLPRHSSVEEGRGRQESDSSQYVPNSEILRDTLREPLPPKQSIMPPKWLMTSTPEPGADSLPRTPVHNPAAAFSSSSASSNSSSSSAVSAAGKPLRNVSSAGANTQASSSAPLTTSSAPSSMGNVPAQPTKQPPXPPPKPINRSNNPAMLASTLHGGDGSDXPLYWSCWKREGDHDLYLSLPVYLCRRAGGMRTAELTQGGVNLVPAKPSPPMPPKRTTPVTKRNAEDSPLTISSLPSILSEDMRANIPGGYQLPPPPPSPPLPTHIPPSPPRAHTHHLLHQHSYPYPLPQPLPVHFDPPSPPEEPPARQAPVPLHIMIQRALSSPGPALPHPDGSQRAHSLLFETPPSXPGQPPLAVTIQPLKLDEDDYSDEEEEEEDDDDDDDDEPPPDHLPSPHSQPELEPRSAEVPGGDLSVSIIPEGSNSSEEEEDEEDQQPEESDSDGPVLYKDDESDEDEEDDSPPSALASRVKRKDTLALKLSSRPSAPDRQAPERQAKVEHTGLSWQSKEQWEAIRTQIGTALTRRLSQRPTAEELEQRNILQPKNEADRQAEVREIKRRLTRKLSQRPTVAELQARKILRFHEYVEVTCAQDYDRRADKPWTKLTPADKAAIRKELNEFKSSEMEVHEESRIYTRFHRP, encoded by the exons ATGATGAAGGTGATCACCAGCACAGCAGCACAGGGAGCGAAGGGGGAACGGCAGGGGACGGCACCCCTCCTCCCAAGCGCAAGGGCAAGTTCTCTACCCTGGGTAAGATCTTCAAACCCTGGAAGTGGAGGAAGAAGAAAAGCAGCGAGAAGTTTAAGGAAACTTCAGAAG TTCTGGAAAGAAAGATGTCGATGAGGAGGCCAAGACAGGAACTGATCGAGCAGGGAGTGCTTAAGGAGCTTCCTGACAATG AACTAGGTGAGGCCCATGGCCACAAGACACCTTATGTGAAGAATGGTCACACTCTGCCTGTAGGAATTGGTGGAGGTCTGGGGCTAGAGCAGATACACTCGCCCTCTGAATCTGAATTTAGAGTCAACCCTGTCTGGCTTCCAGAGCCCGATGAT AAGAGAGGTCGTGGCCCTTCTGATGGGGATCATCATGGAGCACTGGGCCCTCGGGCCTCCAATCAGGATGAAGGCAGGAGAAGTGGTTGGTCTGTTGGGACGGAGGACTGGAAATCTAATCTGGCCTGGCAGGGAGATGATATCAGACATGGTGGAAGGCTACATGTTGAAATGGACAAGAGGCCTGGGCTAATGAAAGCCCCCTCTGAGGATGGGCGCAGGACTCGTCCCGAGCCGGACTGGAAGCCAACGCTTCCTCGCCACTCGTCTGTCGAAGAGGGAAGGGGAAGACAAG AGTCTGACAGCAGTCAGTACGTTCCTAACTCGGAGATTCTGAGGGACACACTGCGAGAACCTCTGCCTCCGAAGCAGTCCATCATGCCGCCCAAATGGCTGATGACATCCACCCCGGAACCTGGTGCTGACAGCTTGCCCCGCACCCCTGTCCACAACCCCGCAGCTgctttctcctcttcctctgcctcctccaactcctcctcctcatcagcTGTCAGCGCAGCTGGAAAACCACTACGAAACGTATCCTCAGCTGGCGCCAACACACAGGCCTCCAGCAGCGCTCCCCTTACCACCTCTTCAGCACCATCCTCTATGGGCAATGTCCCAGCCCAGCCCACCAAACAACCCC CTCCTCCACCCAAACCGATCAACCGTAGCAACAACCCCGCAATGTTGG CCTCCACCCTGCATGGGGGTGACGGCAGCG TCCCCCTCTACTGGTCCTGTTGGAAGCGTGAGGGTGACCATGAC CTCTACCTGTCCCTGCCTGTCTACCTCTGCCGGCGGGCAGGAGGCATGCGCACAG CTGAACTCACACAAGGAGGTGTCAACCTAGTACCGGCCAAGCCCTCACCCCCTATGCCCCCAAAAAGAACCACGCCTGTCACCAAACGCAATGCAGAGGACTCCCCTCTGACCATTTCCTCCCTACCCTCCATCCTGTCAGAGGACATGAGGGCCAACATCCCCGGGGGTTACCAGCTGCCTCCTCCTCCCCCATCACCACCTCTCCCCACACACATTCCCCCTTCCCCACCACGGGCCCACACCCATCATCTCCTCCACCAACACTCCTATCCCTACCCCCTACCCCAGCCACTTCCTGTCCACTTTGACCCTCCCAGCCCTCCGGAGGAACCGCCAGCCCGTCAAGCTCCTGTTCCCTTACACATCATGATCCAGAGGGCGCTCAGTAGCCCAGGACCTGCTCTCCCACACCCAGATGGCTCCCAGCGTGCCCACTCACTTCTGTTTGAGACACCACCGAG ACCAGGGCAGCCGCCACTGGCAGTCACCATCCAGCCTCTCAAACT GGATGAAGATGACTACTccgatgaagaggaggaggaagaggacgatgacgacgacgatgatgatgaaCCACCACCTGATCACCTCCCATCCCCTCATTCCCAGCCAGAACTTGAGCCTCGCAGCGCAGAGGTGCCTGGTGGGGACCTGAGCGTCAGCATCATCCCTGAAGGAAGCAATAGCAgcgaggaggaggaagatgaggaagatCAACAGCCGGAGGAGAGCGACTCAGACGGGCCCGTGCTGTATAAGGACGATGAAtcggatgaagatgaagaggacgACAGCCCACCAA GTGCTCTGGCCAGCAGGGTGAAGAGGAAGGACACGTTGGCGCTGAAGTTGAGCAGTCGGCCCTCTGCCCCAGACAGGCAGGCTCCTGAGAGGCAGGCCAAAGTGGAGCACACGGGTCTGTCGTGGCAGAGCAAGGAGCAGTGGGAGGCCATCCGCACACAGATTGGTACTGCACTCACACG gcGATTGAGCCAGAGACCTACTGCTGAGGAGTTGGAGCAAAGAAACATTCTCCAGC CCAAAAATGAAGCAGACAGACAAGCAGAGGTCAGGGAGATCAAGCGCAGACTCACCAGAAAG TTGAGTCAACGACCGACTGTTGCCGAACTACAAGCTCGAAAAATATTACGTTTCCACGAGTACGTGGAGGTCACATGCGCTCAGGACTACGACCGCCGTGCTGACAAGCCATGGACCAAACTTACTCCCGCAGACAAG GCTGCTATTCGTAAAGAGCTCAATGAGTTTAAGAGCTCCGAGATGGAAGTGCATGAGGAAAGCAGAATTTACACAAG attcCATCGTCCTTAA